Proteins encoded together in one Coleofasciculus sp. FACHB-1120 window:
- a CDS encoding STAS domain-containing protein — protein sequence MIHIDQRTHTTQDGTTVIVLAPTGRLDITTAWQFRLKLQECISKLSRHVVVNLGQVNFIDSSGLTSLVAGMRDADKVKGSFRICNVHPEAKLVFEVTMMDSVFEIFETEEEALEGVPRSMVS from the coding sequence GTGATTCATATCGATCAGAGAACACATACGACTCAAGACGGGACGACAGTCATCGTCTTAGCCCCCACTGGACGCCTGGATATTACAACAGCATGGCAGTTTCGCCTGAAGTTGCAGGAATGTATTTCAAAACTCAGTCGCCACGTAGTTGTGAATCTCGGTCAAGTTAATTTTATTGACAGCTCTGGTCTAACATCCTTGGTGGCAGGAATGCGAGATGCTGACAAAGTAAAAGGCAGTTTCCGTATTTGTAACGTCCATCCAGAGGCAAAACTCGTCTTTGAAGTCACCATGATGGATTCGGTGTTTGAAATTTTTGAAACCGAGGAAGAGGCTCTTGAAGGAGTGCCCCGCAGCATGGTTAGCTAA
- a CDS encoding anti-sigma factor antagonist, with translation MLHIDQKTYTTQNGTTIIVLTPTGRLDITTAWQFREKLQECLYTLSRHVVVNLGRVNFIDSSGLTSLVAGMRDADKVNGSFRLCNLLPAAKVVLEVTMMDSVLEIYENCNDCFNYPDARGRISSPRKGSDPFFPDTEADL, from the coding sequence GTGCTTCACATCGACCAGAAAACCTACACGACCCAAAACGGCACGACGATTATCGTTTTGACACCAACAGGACGGCTGGATATTACCACAGCTTGGCAGTTTCGCGAGAAGTTACAGGAGTGTCTTTATACACTTAGTCGTCATGTGGTTGTGAATCTTGGGAGAGTGAATTTCATTGATAGTTCTGGACTCACCTCATTGGTGGCAGGGATGCGAGATGCGGACAAAGTAAACGGGAGTTTCCGGCTTTGTAATTTGCTTCCAGCCGCCAAGGTAGTGCTGGAAGTCACCATGATGGATTCAGTATTGGAAATCTACGAGAACTGTAACGACTGCTTCAACTACCCAGATGCCCGTGGAAGAATCTCCTCCCCTAGAAAAGGAAGCGACCCCTTTTTCCCGGATACTGAAGCAGATTTGTGA
- the trxA gene encoding thioredoxin, translated as MATKKQFNNFQELLSGSEKPVLVDFYATWCGPCQMMVPILEQVSAQMNERLQVVKIDTDKYPNLASQYQIHALPTLVLFKNSQVVERIEGVLTAPQLIQRLEALV; from the coding sequence ATGGCAACTAAAAAGCAGTTCAACAATTTCCAAGAGTTACTGTCTGGGTCTGAAAAGCCAGTGTTGGTGGATTTTTACGCGACTTGGTGCGGTCCTTGTCAGATGATGGTCCCGATTCTGGAGCAGGTAAGCGCCCAGATGAACGAACGGTTACAGGTTGTAAAAATTGATACGGATAAATATCCAAACTTGGCGAGCCAATATCAAATTCACGCCCTACCAACGTTGGTTTTATTTAAAAATAGTCAGGTAGTTGAGCGCATTGAGGGTGTGCTGACAGCTCCACAACTCATCCAGCGCCTAGAAGCGTTGGTTTAA
- the hemF gene encoding oxygen-dependent coproporphyrinogen oxidase: protein MTAFQTDVTTSAKVLPPDDSKARVSQFMQQLQDQICEGLEQLDGVGKFQQDAWEREEGGGGRSRVLREGAVFEQGGVNFSEVWGQQLPPSILAQRPEAAGHGFYATGTSMVLHPRNPYVPTVHLNYRYFEAGPVWWFGGGIDLTPYYPFAEDVAQFHRTLKQACDAHHPEYYPTFKLWCDEYFYLKHRQETRGVGGLFFDYQDGQGALYRGPHADGPAAVYSNQVGTPEPRNWEDLFAFVQNCGQTFLPAYVPIAERRQKMEYSDRQRNFQLYRRGRYVEFNLVYDRGTIFGLQTNGRTESILMSLPPLVRWEYGYQPEPNTPEAELYETFLKPQDWANWTRPSESPV, encoded by the coding sequence ATGACAGCTTTTCAGACGGACGTAACTACTTCTGCTAAGGTTTTGCCCCCAGATGACTCGAAAGCTAGGGTCAGCCAGTTTATGCAGCAGCTGCAAGACCAAATCTGCGAAGGTTTGGAACAACTGGATGGAGTTGGGAAATTTCAACAAGATGCCTGGGAACGAGAAGAAGGCGGCGGCGGTCGTTCCCGCGTCCTCCGCGAGGGCGCAGTTTTTGAACAGGGTGGGGTTAATTTTTCTGAAGTCTGGGGTCAACAGTTACCTCCGTCGATTCTGGCACAACGCCCAGAGGCGGCTGGGCACGGCTTTTATGCGACTGGCACCTCAATGGTGTTGCATCCGCGAAATCCCTACGTCCCCACCGTTCACCTCAATTATCGCTACTTTGAGGCAGGGCCAGTTTGGTGGTTTGGCGGCGGGATCGATTTAACCCCTTACTACCCATTTGCAGAAGATGTCGCCCAATTTCACCGCACTTTAAAGCAAGCCTGCGATGCCCACCACCCAGAGTACTACCCCACGTTTAAACTCTGGTGCGATGAATATTTTTATCTTAAGCATCGGCAAGAAACGCGGGGCGTTGGAGGACTCTTTTTTGACTATCAAGATGGTCAGGGAGCCTTGTATCGCGGTCCGCACGCCGATGGTCCAGCCGCTGTTTACAGCAACCAAGTGGGTACGCCAGAGCCTCGCAACTGGGAAGATTTGTTCGCTTTTGTGCAGAATTGCGGTCAGACATTTTTACCAGCTTACGTTCCCATTGCCGAGCGGCGGCAAAAGATGGAATATAGCGATCGCCAGCGGAATTTTCAGCTATATCGTCGCGGTCGCTATGTGGAATTTAACCTCGTCTACGACCGAGGCACCATTTTTGGTCTTCAGACGAACGGGCGCACGGAGTCAATTCTGATGTCTTTACCGCCTCTGGTTCGCTGGGAATATGGCTATCAACCCGAACCGAACACCCCAGAAGCCGAGCTTTATGAAACTTTCTTAAAGCCGCAAGATTGGGCAAACTGGACCCGTCCTTCGGAATCGCCGGTCTGA
- a CDS encoding SRPBCC family protein, with protein MILNFSLKFIARREGFFFKFSLVRTYRAVSSASVDVLWQKLINLGDVSWHPLLASTNVPSGLIAKPGLIYKVVTRWLPIPIRVFVERVRPCELLSVRMLAIPGVEKRVTYQVESTVCGTYVSYSVTLRGWLSPLIWWMIGSYSARVASELAQAAEEVGLQAQG; from the coding sequence GTGATTCTCAATTTTTCCTTAAAGTTTATCGCTAGGCGAGAGGGTTTTTTCTTTAAGTTTTCCCTGGTTCGGACTTACCGCGCCGTAAGCTCTGCTTCGGTGGATGTCCTGTGGCAAAAATTAATCAATCTGGGCGATGTATCATGGCATCCTCTACTTGCCAGCACCAATGTCCCCAGCGGGTTGATTGCCAAACCGGGACTGATTTACAAGGTAGTCACGCGCTGGCTACCAATTCCTATTCGGGTTTTTGTTGAGCGCGTCCGTCCCTGTGAGTTACTCAGTGTGAGAATGCTGGCAATCCCAGGAGTTGAGAAACGGGTGACTTACCAGGTAGAATCCACTGTCTGCGGCACGTATGTATCTTATTCAGTGACGTTGCGCGGTTGGTTGTCACCTTTAATTTGGTGGATGATTGGCTCTTATTCGGCCCGTGTTGCCAGTGAATTAGCCCAAGCTGCCGAAGAAGTCGGTTTACAAGCTCAAGGCTAG
- the psb29 gene encoding photosystem II biogenesis protein Psp29: protein MNNVRTVSDTKRTFYTLHTRPINSIYRRVVEELMVEMHLLSVNVDFRYDPIYALGVVTSFNRFMQGYRPERDKEPIFEALCRAVENEPQQYKQDAQRLEELAMRLGGKDIVAWLNPTAPSHGADDLHAAVQAIANNSPFKYSRLFAIGLFTLLEVADSDLVKDEKQRIEALKQICNALNLPEDKLLKDLELYRSNLEKMAQMQLAMEDMLKADRKKREQRGDKGVVVAPPNSSPESSVAPGTSQD, encoded by the coding sequence GTGAATAACGTCCGCACTGTATCAGACACCAAAAGAACTTTCTATACCCTACACACCCGCCCCATTAACTCCATCTACCGGCGGGTGGTAGAAGAGTTGATGGTGGAAATGCACTTGCTTTCGGTCAATGTGGACTTTCGCTACGACCCCATTTATGCATTGGGCGTGGTGACATCCTTTAACCGCTTCATGCAAGGCTATCGACCAGAACGAGATAAAGAACCGATTTTTGAAGCCCTCTGTCGAGCAGTCGAGAACGAGCCGCAACAGTACAAGCAGGATGCCCAGCGGCTGGAAGAATTAGCTATGCGTCTGGGTGGGAAGGATATCGTTGCCTGGTTAAACCCAACGGCTCCTAGTCACGGCGCTGATGACTTGCACGCTGCTGTGCAGGCGATCGCTAACAATTCTCCGTTTAAGTACAGCCGTTTGTTTGCGATTGGTTTATTTACGCTGCTGGAAGTAGCAGATTCCGATTTGGTAAAAGACGAAAAGCAGCGGATTGAGGCGCTCAAGCAAATCTGTAATGCCTTAAACCTGCCAGAAGATAAATTGCTCAAAGACCTAGAGCTGTATCGCAGCAATTTGGAGAAAATGGCTCAAATGCAGCTGGCTATGGAAGATATGCTAAAAGCAGATCGAAAAAAACGCGAGCAACGTGGGGATAAAGGGGTTGTGGTGGCTCCTCCCAATAGTTCTCCAGAATCAAGCGTTGCTCCAGGCACTTCTCAAGACTAG
- the fabG gene encoding 3-oxoacyl-[acyl-carrier-protein] reductase, translated as MEALPESQQRLRGQVAIVTGASRGIGRAIALELASEGASVAINYASSSGAAEEVVSEITAAGGSAIALQADVSKADQVDALLNTVMEKWKRVDVLVNNAGITRDTLLLRMKPEDWQAVIDLNLTGVFLCTRAISKVMLKQRSGRIINISSVAGQMGNPGQANYSAAKAGVIGFTKTVAKELATRGITVNAVAPGFIATDMTSNIKSEEILKFIPLGRYGQPEEVAGLVRFLAADPAAAYITGQTLNVDGGMVMA; from the coding sequence ATGGAAGCATTGCCAGAGAGCCAGCAAAGATTGCGCGGACAGGTTGCCATCGTTACCGGCGCTTCACGAGGAATTGGTCGAGCGATCGCCCTAGAATTGGCATCTGAGGGAGCCAGTGTAGCGATTAACTATGCCAGTTCTAGTGGAGCAGCCGAAGAAGTCGTGAGTGAAATTACCGCAGCAGGCGGTAGTGCGATCGCCCTCCAAGCAGACGTATCCAAAGCCGATCAAGTAGACGCCCTCCTGAACACCGTGATGGAGAAGTGGAAGCGCGTTGATGTCTTGGTGAATAATGCTGGAATTACCCGCGATACCCTGTTGTTGCGGATGAAGCCGGAAGATTGGCAAGCCGTGATTGACCTTAACCTCACTGGCGTCTTTTTGTGTACGCGAGCTATCAGTAAGGTGATGCTGAAGCAACGCTCCGGGCGCATTATTAATATTTCATCCGTTGCCGGTCAGATGGGCAACCCCGGTCAGGCAAACTACAGCGCTGCCAAAGCGGGAGTGATTGGGTTTACGAAAACCGTCGCCAAAGAACTCGCCACTCGCGGCATTACAGTCAATGCTGTTGCCCCTGGATTTATCGCCACCGATATGACGAGCAATATCAAATCAGAGGAAATCTTAAAATTCATCCCCCTCGGTCGTTACGGTCAACCAGAGGAGGTTGCTGGTTTAGTTCGATTCCTAGCCGCCGATCCGGCTGCCGCCTATATCACGGGTCAAACGCTCAATGTGGACGGCGGTATGGTGATGGCATAG
- a CDS encoding chromophore lyase CpcT/CpeT — protein sequence MTFSPELMLLAQYMAGEFENPEQATREPAWYVNLRLWLRPIPLFAEDSLTLFAEQANVLQLDRPYRPRILRLRQSDTRDDALMVQYYMLKEPDRVRGAGQNPALLKTLTPEQMELLPGCTLAVTQQLLAQNTYQFSTAPATDAPCCFTYQGETYQVSLGFEARYLEFKSYDKGIDPQTGRAIWGALLGPYIFTKREDFSAELAI from the coding sequence ATGACTTTTTCTCCTGAACTAATGCTCCTAGCTCAATATATGGCTGGGGAATTTGAGAATCCAGAACAAGCGACAAGAGAACCCGCTTGGTACGTCAATCTCCGCCTTTGGCTGCGACCTATCCCGCTGTTTGCAGAAGATAGCCTCACCCTGTTTGCAGAGCAAGCGAACGTCCTGCAACTGGATCGCCCCTATCGTCCTCGGATTCTACGCCTGCGCCAAAGCGACACCCGCGATGATGCGCTGATGGTGCAATACTATATGCTCAAAGAACCCGATCGGGTCAGGGGTGCCGGTCAAAATCCAGCGTTGCTAAAGACGCTTACACCGGAACAGATGGAACTTCTCCCCGGCTGTACCCTCGCCGTCACTCAGCAACTCTTAGCCCAAAATACCTATCAATTTTCTACTGCACCCGCGACTGATGCCCCCTGCTGCTTTACCTATCAAGGAGAAACTTACCAAGTTTCTCTGGGGTTTGAGGCTCGGTATTTAGAATTTAAAAGCTATGACAAGGGAATTGACCCCCAAACAGGAAGAGCCATCTGGGGGGCACTGCTTGGCCCCTATATTTTCACTAAGCGGGAAGATTTTTCCGCTGAGCTAGCGATTTGA